The following are encoded together in the Mesoterricola sediminis genome:
- a CDS encoding radical SAM protein has translation MRFVLVHGYLGAPADLAPLAEALEGVFGAGCARFAALHPAWTGTGSPPPFDEAAFLAAVAAAAEGPGPWALVGHSTGGSLALLAQAQLRPDLLVLLGVPPRVGLEHLPRFLAATHGRMDPPTLLDACRLVHTLNRAGAAGLPQVPLVLAHGGADELVPPEDLASWGREVLILPGEGHHLTSPAAWDALVAAIVDALLPGDALTAAERARIALLEPGVAAYAEARPGGWHAAGRTPSVRRALQPGALPELGPWAPPPALVNVELTTRCPHRCVACARTQDRPDRGDMTLATFAQVLDRLPEAARITLVGLGEPTLHPDLAACVAMAARQGRWVGLVTSGAALTAPLAEALADAGLAQATFSVDAADPALAERLRPGVPFQRTLGAFREAAERWRGRVALAVFTAVSTENAEHLDGVADLALGLGARAWMLSDLNFAANRARSLRAAPAGVRETVARSLERALAAGLPALSVRGLEELGKPFRLREYLLRPAERLWDRADRHRHCLSPWQTAAVGADGTLTCCDCQPGNPAGSLLHPAFQQVWNGPALRALRQGLLAGAPPAACRGCPRL, from the coding sequence ATGCGCTTCGTGCTCGTCCACGGCTACCTGGGCGCCCCGGCGGACCTCGCCCCCCTGGCCGAGGCCCTGGAAGGGGTCTTCGGGGCGGGCTGCGCCCGGTTCGCGGCCCTCCACCCCGCCTGGACGGGCACGGGCAGCCCCCCGCCCTTCGACGAGGCGGCCTTCCTCGCCGCGGTGGCCGCGGCGGCGGAGGGACCGGGCCCCTGGGCCCTGGTGGGCCACTCCACGGGGGGTTCCCTGGCCCTGCTGGCCCAGGCCCAGCTCCGGCCGGACCTGCTCGTCCTGCTGGGCGTCCCGCCCCGGGTGGGCCTGGAACACCTGCCCCGCTTCCTGGCCGCGACCCACGGCCGGATGGACCCCCCCACGCTCCTGGATGCCTGCCGCCTGGTCCACACCCTCAACCGGGCCGGCGCCGCCGGCCTGCCCCAGGTCCCGCTGGTCCTGGCCCACGGCGGGGCGGACGAACTGGTGCCGCCGGAGGACCTGGCCTCCTGGGGCCGGGAGGTCCTGATCCTGCCGGGCGAGGGCCATCACCTCACCTCGCCCGCGGCCTGGGACGCCCTCGTCGCCGCCATCGTGGACGCCCTCCTGCCCGGGGACGCCCTGACCGCGGCGGAGCGGGCGCGGATCGCCCTCCTGGAACCGGGCGTGGCGGCCTACGCCGAGGCCCGCCCCGGCGGCTGGCATGCCGCGGGCCGGACCCCCTCCGTCCGGCGGGCCCTCCAGCCCGGCGCCCTGCCGGAACTCGGTCCCTGGGCCCCGCCCCCGGCCCTCGTCAACGTCGAACTCACCACCCGGTGCCCCCACCGCTGCGTGGCCTGCGCCCGCACCCAGGATCGGCCGGACCGCGGGGACATGACCCTGGCCACCTTCGCCCAGGTCCTGGACCGGCTGCCCGAGGCCGCCCGCATCACCCTGGTGGGCCTGGGGGAACCGACCCTCCACCCGGACCTGGCCGCCTGCGTGGCGATGGCCGCCCGCCAGGGGCGCTGGGTGGGCCTCGTCACCAGCGGCGCGGCCCTCACCGCCCCCCTCGCCGAGGCCCTGGCGGACGCGGGCCTGGCCCAGGCCACGTTCTCCGTGGACGCGGCCGATCCGGCCCTGGCGGAGCGCCTCCGCCCGGGCGTCCCCTTCCAGCGCACCCTGGGCGCCTTCCGGGAGGCGGCCGAACGCTGGCGGGGCCGGGTGGCCCTGGCGGTGTTCACCGCCGTCTCCACGGAAAACGCCGAGCACCTGGACGGCGTGGCCGACCTGGCCCTGGGGCTGGGGGCCCGGGCCTGGATGCTCTCCGACCTCAATTTCGCGGCGAACCGGGCCCGCAGCCTCCGGGCCGCCCCCGCCGGGGTCCGGGAGACGGTTGCCCGTTCCCTGGAACGGGCCCTGGCGGCCGGCCTTCCCGCGCTCTCGGTGCGGGGCCTGGAGGAACTGGGGAAGCCCTTCCGCCTGCGGGAGTACCTCCTGCGCCCCGCCGAACGGCTCTGGGACCGGGCGGACCGCCACCGGCACTGCCTCTCGCCCTGGCAGACCGCGGCCGTGGGTGCCGACGGCACCCTCACCTGCTGCGATTGCCAGCCCGGGAACCCGGCGGGGAGCCTCCTCCACCCCGCCTTCCAGCAGGTGTGGAACGGACCCGCCCTGCGGGCGCTTCGCCAGGGCCTCCTGGCCGGAGCGCCGCCCGCCGCCTGCCGCGGCTGCCCCCGGCTTTGA
- a CDS encoding glycosyltransferase gives MRVLILPGSNALSHLAKGLAVREALRARGAEVVFAASAARSPFLTRLDVPHRVLPDLQEADGGSAPTFAWFRHPDRFLRVVQAETALLAEVKPDLVLGIFRFTAPTSAALAGIPCDTLACGCMLPAFRGVLGFAPGEPGHEAQRPFLDTFYSHCGARASRALAALGRPAVEDVRSLLLGRRTYLWDTPDFQPLAPAPGLEHVGPLAWDRWPGTEAAGPALDRLGSPLAVLSLGTAIGPDAAPGRILDRLLALGFQVALAGGGFPSGRAPRPGVTAFGFAPMGDLLARADLLVCHGGQQTVFEALAAGVPTAVFPFHPEQAQNGLCLERLGAGARLVPPTVFWGSSRVYADALAALGDAELDARLMGLPRRGPLPLPVPLARAADRVAERLGA, from the coding sequence GTGCGGGTCCTGATCCTGCCGGGGAGCAACGCCCTCTCCCACCTGGCCAAGGGGCTCGCCGTGCGCGAGGCCCTGCGGGCGCGTGGCGCGGAGGTGGTCTTCGCGGCATCGGCGGCCCGCTCGCCCTTCCTCACGCGGCTGGACGTGCCCCACCGGGTGCTGCCGGACCTCCAGGAGGCGGACGGCGGCTCCGCCCCCACCTTCGCCTGGTTCCGCCACCCCGACCGGTTCCTGCGGGTCGTCCAGGCCGAGACCGCCCTCCTGGCCGAGGTGAAGCCCGACCTCGTCCTGGGCATCTTCCGTTTCACGGCCCCCACCTCGGCGGCCCTGGCCGGGATCCCCTGCGACACCCTGGCCTGCGGCTGCATGCTCCCCGCCTTCCGCGGCGTCCTGGGCTTCGCCCCCGGGGAACCCGGGCACGAGGCCCAGCGCCCCTTCCTGGACACCTTCTACAGCCACTGCGGGGCCCGGGCCTCCCGGGCGCTGGCGGCCCTGGGGCGGCCCGCCGTGGAGGACGTGCGGTCGTTGCTGCTCGGCCGCCGAACCTACCTGTGGGACACCCCGGACTTCCAGCCCCTGGCGCCGGCCCCCGGCCTGGAGCACGTGGGCCCCCTGGCCTGGGACCGGTGGCCCGGGACGGAGGCCGCCGGGCCGGCCCTGGATCGCCTGGGCAGCCCCTTGGCTGTGCTTTCCCTGGGCACGGCCATCGGCCCGGACGCGGCGCCGGGGCGCATCCTGGACCGGCTCCTGGCCCTGGGCTTCCAGGTGGCCCTGGCGGGCGGCGGATTCCCCTCCGGGCGCGCGCCGAGGCCCGGGGTCACGGCCTTCGGCTTCGCGCCCATGGGGGACCTCCTGGCCCGCGCGGACCTCCTGGTGTGCCACGGGGGCCAGCAGACCGTCTTCGAGGCCCTCGCCGCGGGCGTGCCCACCGCCGTCTTTCCCTTCCATCCCGAGCAGGCCCAGAACGGCCTCTGCCTGGAGCGCCTGGGGGCCGGCGCGCGCCTGGTCCCCCCCACGGTGTTCTGGGGGTCCAGCCGGGTCTACGCCGACGCCCTGGCGGCCCTGGGGGACGCGGAGCTGGACGCGCGCCTGATGGGCCTGCCCCGCCGGGGCCCCCTGCCCCTCCCCGTCCCCCTCGCCCGCGCCGCGGACCGAGTAGCCGAACGGCTGGGGGCCTGA
- a CDS encoding LpxL/LpxP family acyltransferase translates to MSAGWRERGLGAGWQFGFFRACIRRAGRPVAYRLADLVALWYVLARPSVRARCRPYLRHRFPGRRRLLGDTLRLVQTFARLLVDQTALRLGDPTLGTTLQCREPLQALLGEGRGLIILTAHVGAWQLGMANLGALSQPLATVARLEPGDRSSPFREGAHPFTRIDPDGFLGGVPAMVGVLQQGGVLCLMGDRTWGDTRTAVAAPFLGGTVRLPSAAYRLASATGAPIAVLLPVKPCPDQFEMSLAGVIRVPPGLGRGAAPYAPHAAAFAGMLEAFLAAHPHHWFNFFDLWAEDGTCGS, encoded by the coding sequence ATGAGCGCCGGCTGGCGGGAGCGGGGCCTGGGTGCCGGCTGGCAGTTCGGGTTCTTCCGGGCCTGCATCCGACGCGCGGGCCGGCCCGTCGCCTACCGCCTCGCGGACCTGGTGGCCCTCTGGTACGTACTGGCCCGTCCCTCCGTGCGAGCCCGCTGCCGCCCCTACCTCCGGCACCGGTTCCCGGGCCGCCGTCGCCTCCTGGGCGACACCCTCCGGCTGGTCCAGACCTTCGCCCGCCTCCTGGTGGACCAGACGGCCCTCCGCCTGGGGGATCCCACCCTGGGCACCACCCTCCAGTGCCGGGAGCCGCTCCAGGCGCTGCTGGGGGAGGGCCGGGGCCTCATCATCCTCACCGCCCACGTGGGCGCGTGGCAGCTCGGCATGGCCAACCTGGGCGCCCTGTCCCAGCCCCTCGCGACGGTGGCCCGCCTCGAGCCCGGGGACCGCAGTTCGCCCTTCCGGGAAGGGGCCCACCCCTTCACGCGCATCGACCCCGACGGCTTCCTCGGGGGCGTGCCGGCCATGGTCGGGGTGCTCCAGCAGGGCGGCGTGCTCTGCCTGATGGGGGACCGCACCTGGGGGGACACCCGCACGGCCGTGGCCGCGCCCTTCCTGGGGGGCACGGTCCGCCTGCCCTCCGCCGCCTACCGGCTGGCCTCCGCGACGGGCGCGCCCATCGCGGTGCTCCTCCCCGTCAAGCCCTGCCCCGATCAGTTCGAAATGAGCCTGGCGGGCGTGATCCGGGTGCCGCCGGGCCTGGGCCGGGGCGCCGCCCCCTACGCGCCCCACGCCGCAGCCTTCGCCGGCATGCTGGAGGCCTTCCTGGCCGCGCACCCCCATCACTGGTTCAACTTCTTCGACCTCTGGGCGGAGGACGGGACGTGCGGGTCCTGA